One segment of Kogia breviceps isolate mKogBre1 chromosome 14, mKogBre1 haplotype 1, whole genome shotgun sequence DNA contains the following:
- the MTG2 gene encoding mitochondrial ribosome-associated GTPase 2 isoform X2: MIRSRLFSARSWPVLEGVGCWTPLARVFPSPGRLLPQHASPRLLSVSCVDCTKHRDPPRKKLLSEKKLKRHFVDHRRVLVRGGRGGDGVSCFHSEPRKEFGGPDGGDGGYGGHVILRVERQVKSLSSVLSQYQGFDGGAGGRKNCFGRSGAALYIQVPVGTLVKEGNEVLADLSHPGDEFIAALGGAGGKGNRFFLANGNRAPTTCTPGQPGQERVLFLELKTVAHAGLVGFPNAGKSSLLRAISNARPAVASYPFTTLNPHVGVVHCENHQQIAVADIPGIVRGAHQNRGLGLAFLRHIERCPFLLFVLDLSVPAPWTQLDDLKYELEQYREGLSERPHAVVANKVDLPQARARLPQLQARLGREAIALSATTGENLEELLQHLQGLHDDHVAAELERGRQPLRW; encoded by the exons ATGATACGTTCGAGGCTTTTCTCAGCGAGATCCTGGCCGGTGTTGGAGGGCGTGGGGTGCTGGACACCGTTGGCACGAGTGTTTCCCAGCCCTGGGCGGCTCCTTCCCCAGCACGCTTCTCCCAGGCTGCTTTCGGTCAGCTGCGTGGACTGCACCAAGCACCGGGACCCTCCCAGGaagaaactgctctcagagaaaaaACTG AAAAGGCATTTTGTGGACCATCGCCGAGTGCTTGTCCGAGGGGGACGCGGAGGTGACGGCGTGAGCTGCTTCCACAGTGAGCCCCGGAAGGAGTTTGGAGGCCCCGATGGTGGCGATGGAGGCTACGGCGGCCACGTCATCCTGAGAG TTGAGCGGCAAGTCAAGTCCCTGTCCTCAGTCCTGTCTCAGTACCAGGGCTTTGACGGAGGAGCCGGCGGCAGGAAGAACTGCTTTGGGCGAAGCGGCGCCGCCCTCTACATCCAG GTCCCCGTGGGCACTTTGGTGAAGGAGGGAAACGAAGTCCTGGCCGACCTCTCGCACCCGGGTGATGAGTTCATCGCAGCACTGGGCGGGGCAGGCGGGAAGGGCAACCGCTTTTTCCTGGCCAATGGCAACCGAGCGCCCACGACTTGTACCCCCGGACAGCCGGGTCAGGAGCGGGTCCTCTTCCTGGAACTCAAAACGGTGGCACACGCTGGGCTG GTCGGATTCCCCAATGCAGGGAAATCCTCGCTTCTCCGGGCCATTTCCAACGCAAGGCCCGCTGTGGCCTCCTACCCATTCACCACCCTGAACCCGCACGTGGGGGTCGTTCACTGCGAGAACCACCAGCAAATAGCAG TGGCCGACATCCCGGGCATCGTCCGCGGAGCCCACCAGAACAGGGGCCTGGGCTTGGCCTTCCTGAGGCACATCGAGCGCTGCCCCTTCCTCCTGTTCGTGCTGGACCTCTCAGTGCCGGCGCCGTGGACTCAGCTGGACGACCTGAAGTACGAGCTGGAACAGTACAGGGAGGGCCTGTCCGAGAGGCCCCACGCCGTCGTGGCCAACAAGGTCGACCTCCCGCAGGCCAGAGCCCGGCTGCCCCAGCTGCAGGCCCGCCTAGGCCGAGAGGCCATCGCCCTGTCAGCGACCACCGGGGAGAACCTGGAGGAGCTGCTGCAGCACCTGCAGGGGCTGCACGATGACCACGTGGCCGCGGAGCTGGAGCGTGGCCGCCAGCCTCTCCGGTGGTAG
- the HRH3 gene encoding histamine H3 receptor yields the protein MERSPPDGPLNASGALAGEAAAAAAGGVRGFSAAWTAVLAALMALLIVATVLGNALVMLAFVADSSLRTQNNFFLLNLAISDFLVGAFCIPLYVPYVLTGRWPFGRGLCKLWLVVDYLLCTSSVFNIVLISYDRFLSVTRAVSYRAQQGDTRRAVRKMALVWVLAFLLYGPAILSWEYLSGGSSIPEGHCYAEFFYNWYFLITASTLEFFTPFLSVTFFNLSIYLNIQRRTRVRLDGAREAAASELCPEARPSSPPPAAPSCWGCWQKGCVGAVSLHRRGVGGGEAAPGTGAEAGDAALGGGSGGGAAASPTSSSGSSSRGAERPRSLKRGSKPSASSASLEKRMKMVSQSIAQRFRLSRDKKVAKSLAVIVSVFGLCWAPYTLLMIIRAACHGPCVPDYWYETSFWLLWANSAVNPVLYPLCHYSFRRAFTKLLCPQKLKMQPPSSLEHCWK from the exons ATGGAGCGCTCCCCGCCCGACGGACCGCTGAACGCGTCGGGGGCGCTGGCGggcgaggcggcggcggcggcggcgggcggagTGCGCGGCTTCTCCGCCGCCTGGACCGCGGTGCTGGCGGCGCTGATGGCGCTGCTCATCGTGGCCACGGTGCTGGGAAACGCGCTGGTCATGCTCGCCTTCGTGGCCGATTCGAGCCTCCGCACGCAGAACAACTTCTTTCTGCTCAACCTCGCCATCTCCGACTTCCTCGTGG GGGCATTCTGCATCCCACTCTACGTGCCCTACGTGCTGACTGGCCGCTGGCCCTTTGGCCGGGGCCTCTGCAAGCTGTGGCTGGTGGTGGACTACCTGCTCTGCACCTCCTCTGTCTTCAATATCGTGCTCATCAGCTATGACCGCTTCCTGTCGGTCACCCGAGCC GTCTCCTACCGGGCCCAGCAGGGCGACACGCGGCGGGCCGTGAGGAAGATGGCGCTGGTGTGGGTGCTGGCCTTCCTGCTCTACGGACCTGCCATCCTCAGCTGGGAGTACCTGTCGGGGGGCAGCTCCATCCCCGAGGGCCACTGCTACGCCGAGTTCTTCTACAACTGGTACTTCCTCATCACGGCCTCCACCCTCGAGTTCTTCACGCCCTTCCTCAGCGTCACCTTCTTCAACCTCAGCATCTACCTGAACATCCAGAGACGCACCCGTGTCCGGCTGGACGGGGCGCGCGAGGCGGCTGCCTCGGAGCTTTGCCCCGAGGCCCGGCCCTCGTCGCCGCCGCCGGCCGCGCCCAGCTGCTGGGGCTGCTGGCAGAAGGGGTGTGTGGGGGCCGTGTCGCTGCACAggcgcggggtggggggcggcgagGCAGCCCCAGGCACCGGGGCCGAGGCTGGGGACGCGGCCCTCGGGGGCGGCAGCGGTGGAGGTGCCGCGGCCTCGCCCACCTCCAGCTCTGGCAGCTCCTCGAGGGGTGCCGAGCGGCCGCGCTCACTCAAGCGGGGCTCCAAGCCGTCTGCATCCTCGGCGTCCCTGGAGAAGCGCATGAAGATGGTGTCCCAGAGCATCGCCCAGCGCTTCCGGCTCTCGCGGGACAAGAAGGTGGCCAAGTCGCTGGCCGTCATCGTGAGCGTCTTTGGGCTCTGCTGGGCCCCATACACACTCCTGATGATTATCCGGGCCGCCTGCCACGGCCCCTGCGTCCCCGACTACTGGTACGAGACGTCCTTCTGGCTGCTGTGGGCCAACTCGGCCGTCAACCCTGTCCTCTACCCGCTGTGCCACTACAGCTTCCGCCGGGCCTTTACCAAGCTGCTCTGCCCGCAGAAGCTCAAGATGCAGCCCCCCAGCTCCCTGGAGCACTGCTGGAAGTGA
- the MTG2 gene encoding mitochondrial ribosome-associated GTPase 2 isoform X1 — protein sequence MEKTNSVSSPAVLCTWVRGGKDKFCFLTCCIMHMGAMIRSRLFSARSWPVLEGVGCWTPLARVFPSPGRLLPQHASPRLLSVSCVDCTKHRDPPRKKLLSEKKLKRHFVDHRRVLVRGGRGGDGVSCFHSEPRKEFGGPDGGDGGYGGHVILRVERQVKSLSSVLSQYQGFDGGAGGRKNCFGRSGAALYIQVPVGTLVKEGNEVLADLSHPGDEFIAALGGAGGKGNRFFLANGNRAPTTCTPGQPGQERVLFLELKTVAHAGLVGFPNAGKSSLLRAISNARPAVASYPFTTLNPHVGVVHCENHQQIAVADIPGIVRGAHQNRGLGLAFLRHIERCPFLLFVLDLSVPAPWTQLDDLKYELEQYREGLSERPHAVVANKVDLPQARARLPQLQARLGREAIALSATTGENLEELLQHLQGLHDDHVAAELERGRQPLRW from the exons ATGGAAAAGACAaattctgtttcctcacctgctgTATTATGCACATGGGTGCGTGGCGGAAAAGACAaattctgtttcctcacctgctgTATTATGCACATGG GAGCCATGATACGTTCGAGGCTTTTCTCAGCGAGATCCTGGCCGGTGTTGGAGGGCGTGGGGTGCTGGACACCGTTGGCACGAGTGTTTCCCAGCCCTGGGCGGCTCCTTCCCCAGCACGCTTCTCCCAGGCTGCTTTCGGTCAGCTGCGTGGACTGCACCAAGCACCGGGACCCTCCCAGGaagaaactgctctcagagaaaaaACTG AAAAGGCATTTTGTGGACCATCGCCGAGTGCTTGTCCGAGGGGGACGCGGAGGTGACGGCGTGAGCTGCTTCCACAGTGAGCCCCGGAAGGAGTTTGGAGGCCCCGATGGTGGCGATGGAGGCTACGGCGGCCACGTCATCCTGAGAG TTGAGCGGCAAGTCAAGTCCCTGTCCTCAGTCCTGTCTCAGTACCAGGGCTTTGACGGAGGAGCCGGCGGCAGGAAGAACTGCTTTGGGCGAAGCGGCGCCGCCCTCTACATCCAG GTCCCCGTGGGCACTTTGGTGAAGGAGGGAAACGAAGTCCTGGCCGACCTCTCGCACCCGGGTGATGAGTTCATCGCAGCACTGGGCGGGGCAGGCGGGAAGGGCAACCGCTTTTTCCTGGCCAATGGCAACCGAGCGCCCACGACTTGTACCCCCGGACAGCCGGGTCAGGAGCGGGTCCTCTTCCTGGAACTCAAAACGGTGGCACACGCTGGGCTG GTCGGATTCCCCAATGCAGGGAAATCCTCGCTTCTCCGGGCCATTTCCAACGCAAGGCCCGCTGTGGCCTCCTACCCATTCACCACCCTGAACCCGCACGTGGGGGTCGTTCACTGCGAGAACCACCAGCAAATAGCAG TGGCCGACATCCCGGGCATCGTCCGCGGAGCCCACCAGAACAGGGGCCTGGGCTTGGCCTTCCTGAGGCACATCGAGCGCTGCCCCTTCCTCCTGTTCGTGCTGGACCTCTCAGTGCCGGCGCCGTGGACTCAGCTGGACGACCTGAAGTACGAGCTGGAACAGTACAGGGAGGGCCTGTCCGAGAGGCCCCACGCCGTCGTGGCCAACAAGGTCGACCTCCCGCAGGCCAGAGCCCGGCTGCCCCAGCTGCAGGCCCGCCTAGGCCGAGAGGCCATCGCCCTGTCAGCGACCACCGGGGAGAACCTGGAGGAGCTGCTGCAGCACCTGCAGGGGCTGCACGATGACCACGTGGCCGCGGAGCTGGAGCGTGGCCGCCAGCCTCTCCGGTGGTAG